A single Pseudomonas sp. HN11 DNA region contains:
- the yejK gene encoding nucleoid-associated protein YejK, with protein MPIRHCIVHLIDKKPDGTPAVLHARDSELAESAAIENMLADLNESYNAKQGKAWGFFHAESGAHPFSGWLKEYFDGGQDFTTFSRTAVEHLQKLMEESNLSTGGHVLFAHYQQGMTDYLAIALLHHSEGVAVTDELDVTPSRHLDLGQLHLAARINVSEWQNNKQSKQYISFIKGKNGKKVSEYFRDFIGCQEGVDGPGETRTLLKAFSDFVESEDLPDESAREKTKTLVDYASSQAKLGEPMGLEELSGLIDEDRPKAFYDHIRNKDYGLSPEIPADKRTLNQFRRFTGRAEGLSISFEAHLLGDKIEYDEAAGTLIIKGLPTQLTDQLKRRN; from the coding sequence ATGCCGATCCGTCATTGCATCGTCCACCTGATCGACAAAAAACCCGACGGCACACCTGCAGTTCTCCACGCCCGTGACTCCGAGCTCGCCGAGTCAGCCGCCATCGAGAACATGCTCGCCGACCTCAACGAGAGCTACAACGCCAAACAAGGCAAGGCCTGGGGTTTTTTCCATGCCGAGTCCGGCGCGCACCCGTTCAGCGGCTGGTTGAAGGAGTATTTCGATGGTGGCCAGGATTTCACCACCTTTAGCCGCACCGCTGTCGAGCATCTGCAAAAGCTGATGGAAGAGTCCAACCTCTCCACCGGCGGCCACGTATTGTTTGCCCACTATCAACAAGGCATGACCGACTACCTGGCCATCGCCCTGCTGCACCACAGCGAGGGCGTGGCGGTGACCGACGAGCTGGACGTGACCCCGTCACGTCACCTGGACCTCGGCCAACTGCACTTGGCGGCACGTATCAACGTGTCCGAGTGGCAGAACAACAAGCAGTCCAAGCAATACATCTCCTTTATCAAAGGCAAGAACGGTAAGAAGGTCTCGGAGTATTTCCGTGACTTCATCGGCTGCCAGGAAGGCGTCGACGGTCCAGGCGAGACCCGCACCCTGCTCAAGGCCTTCAGTGACTTCGTGGAAAGCGAAGACCTGCCGGACGAATCAGCCCGCGAGAAAACCAAGACCCTGGTGGATTACGCCAGCAGCCAGGCCAAGCTCGGCGAGCCGATGGGCCTGGAAGAACTCTCCGGATTGATCGATGAAGATCGACCAAAAGCGTTCTACGACCATATCCGCAACAAGGACTACGGCCTGTCGCCGGAAATCCCGGCGGATAAGCGCACCCTCAACCAGTTCCGCCGCTTCACTGGTCGTGCCGAGGGCTTGTCCATTAGCTTTGAAGCGCACCTGCTGGGCGACAAGATCGAGTACGACGAAGCCGCCGGCACCTTGATCATCAAGGGCCTGCCGACCCAACTGACCGATCAGCTCAAGCGCCGTAACTGA
- a CDS encoding FecR family protein gives MNVTPTPAQQQAALAWLSLLHDQPSSGDQATFSQWLRADPAHVEAYSQAQVLWELSEVPARKLADEEALTLQGYLNAMNTSKRSRVMRWSGALAMAACLVVMVSMGAGWQPSRWVNDFGADYVTAPGEIKTVTLTDKSQVTLDADSAIAVDFNHGERHIQLRRGAAFFSVTHTGESFVVEAGSGEARVLGTQFEVRLQPAGAQVTVLSGRVGVTPYKQGLQQILTAGQQVAYTDGIADQMQGVDSESRLAWRDGWLNYYKAPLADVVKDLERYYPGRILLLNKEMGARRVSGSFPSKDPQAVLNALQAVLGFEQHTVLGRMIVVR, from the coding sequence GTGAACGTCACGCCCACGCCCGCCCAGCAACAAGCCGCACTGGCCTGGTTGAGCCTGCTGCACGACCAGCCCAGCAGTGGCGACCAGGCCACGTTCAGCCAGTGGCTGCGGGCCGACCCTGCACACGTCGAGGCCTATTCCCAGGCCCAGGTGCTGTGGGAGTTGAGCGAAGTGCCGGCGCGCAAGCTCGCAGACGAAGAGGCGCTCACACTGCAGGGCTACCTCAACGCTATGAACACCTCGAAACGTTCGCGGGTGATGCGTTGGTCCGGAGCGCTGGCCATGGCCGCATGCCTGGTGGTGATGGTGTCCATGGGCGCCGGCTGGCAGCCGTCGCGCTGGGTCAATGACTTTGGCGCTGACTACGTGACGGCGCCCGGCGAAATCAAAACCGTCACCCTGACCGACAAATCCCAAGTCACCCTCGATGCCGACAGCGCCATTGCCGTGGATTTCAACCATGGCGAGCGGCACATCCAACTGCGTCGAGGGGCCGCTTTTTTCAGCGTGACCCACACCGGTGAATCGTTCGTCGTGGAGGCGGGCAGTGGGGAAGCACGGGTGCTGGGCACGCAGTTCGAGGTGCGCCTGCAACCGGCAGGCGCCCAGGTGACCGTGTTGTCCGGGCGGGTCGGCGTAACGCCGTACAAACAGGGCCTGCAGCAGATTCTGACGGCAGGCCAGCAAGTGGCCTACACCGATGGCATTGCCGATCAGATGCAGGGGGTCGACAGCGAATCACGCCTGGCCTGGCGCGACGGCTGGCTCAACTACTACAAGGCGCCGTTGGCGGACGTGGTCAAAGACCTCGAGCGTTACTACCCAGGTCGTATTCTGTTGCTCAATAAAGAAATGGGCGCCAGGCGCGTCAGCGGCAGTTTCCCGAGCAAGGACCCGCAGGCGGTGCTGAATGCCCTGCAAGCCGTGCTTGGTTTTGAACAGCACACGGTATTGGGACGGATGATCGTGGTGCGCTGA
- a CDS encoding RNA polymerase sigma factor produces the protein MMISTPPESQDSQPADAAGGRAHFLQVFLSQRSQMEALVSRRVGCRATAADLVQDLFLRFWRRPLVQVEELSTYLLRCAGNIAIDHLRSEGARVRSSEGWLPGQQDNQGSELQAALEAGNDLRHVEAALRSLPERTRQIFLLNRIHGRKYAEIAKAMGLSQSAVEKHMMRALQACKASLREPSSPRTPGKAP, from the coding sequence ATGATGATCAGCACGCCACCCGAATCCCAGGACAGCCAGCCCGCTGACGCGGCGGGTGGACGTGCGCATTTCCTGCAGGTGTTTTTGTCCCAGCGTTCACAGATGGAAGCCTTGGTGAGTCGCCGCGTGGGCTGTCGCGCCACGGCCGCCGACCTGGTGCAGGACCTGTTCCTGCGTTTCTGGCGCCGGCCGTTGGTGCAGGTCGAAGAACTCAGCACCTACCTGCTGCGCTGCGCCGGCAACATTGCCATCGACCACCTGCGCAGCGAAGGCGCGCGGGTACGTAGCAGTGAAGGCTGGCTGCCCGGACAGCAAGACAATCAAGGCTCCGAACTCCAGGCGGCACTGGAAGCCGGAAACGATCTGCGTCACGTCGAGGCCGCCTTGCGCAGCCTGCCCGAGCGCACGCGGCAGATTTTCCTGCTTAACCGTATCCACGGGCGCAAGTACGCGGAAATCGCCAAGGCCATGGGCCTGTCCCAAAGTGCCGTGGAAAAACATATGATGCGTGCCCTCCAAGCCTGCAAAGCCAGCCTTCGCGAGCCCTCATCCCCACGCACGCCAGGGAAAGCACCGTGA
- a CDS encoding glutaredoxin family protein, which produces MLGGVFKKVLLVLLVVVVIQNWGKIERVFNPSEVVSQQTRANARVVLYATEWCGYCKQIRRFLDQKGIPYQAFDIEKDAQARKAYEALGGGGIPFVDVNGTLIREYSPEKIMAALK; this is translated from the coding sequence ATGCTTGGCGGGGTTTTCAAGAAAGTCCTGCTGGTGTTGCTGGTCGTCGTGGTGATCCAGAACTGGGGCAAGATCGAGCGGGTGTTCAACCCGTCCGAAGTGGTTTCGCAGCAGACACGCGCCAATGCGCGCGTGGTGCTCTACGCCACAGAGTGGTGCGGGTACTGCAAGCAGATTCGCCGCTTTCTGGACCAGAAAGGTATTCCCTACCAGGCGTTCGATATCGAGAAGGACGCACAGGCGCGCAAGGCGTATGAGGCGTTGGGGGGCGGCGGGATTCCGTTCGTGGACGTGAACGGCACGCTGATTCGCGAATACAGCCCTGAAAAGATCATGGCGGCGCTGAAATAG
- a CDS encoding PepSY-associated TM helix domain-containing protein: MKEGFRQAMAWLHTWAGLIFGWLLFAIFLTGTLAYFKDEISHWMQPEVQARPLDDARSLTVAQTYLQQVAPTAARWFITLPDSRDPGLSVMWQDKVDPGKRGNFIQKTLDPVTGQAVEARESMGGEFFYRFHFQLQMPHPWGRWLSTIAAMVMFVALITGIITHKKIFKDFFTFRPRKGQRSWLDGHNAVGVLVLPFHLMITYSSLVIFMSMVMPAPILASYGNDTRAFFSDVFPNTNNAPALGQPGTLLPLMPLYEQARAQWDGGHVGRIAVNNPGDVNASVNVFRAGADSVVHDFGSTVSFNGSTGELLRVSSGQSLPAAVGGTFYGLHMGHFAGPVLRWLYFICGLAGTAMIGTGLVIWLGKRQLKHAKAAVMPFELRLVEVLNIASMSGLMIAIAAFFWANRLLPLSFAERSDWEVQTFFIAWGLSLLHAILRRGRQGWVEQLSVGALLFVAIPLLNALTTSHHLGISLATGDWAMAGFDLTCLAGGVFLGWVAWKMQRRAAPAPKAERARSLTLKQEAN; this comes from the coding sequence ATGAAAGAGGGTTTCCGCCAGGCCATGGCCTGGCTGCACACGTGGGCCGGGCTGATCTTTGGCTGGTTGCTGTTTGCGATTTTCCTGACAGGCACCTTGGCGTATTTCAAAGATGAGATCAGCCATTGGATGCAGCCTGAAGTACAGGCCCGGCCCCTGGACGACGCGCGCAGCCTGACGGTGGCCCAGACCTACCTGCAGCAAGTCGCGCCGACCGCCGCGCGCTGGTTTATCACCCTGCCGGACAGCCGCGACCCCGGCCTGTCGGTGATGTGGCAAGACAAGGTCGACCCCGGAAAACGCGGCAACTTCATCCAGAAAACCCTCGATCCCGTCACCGGCCAGGCTGTGGAAGCCCGCGAAAGCATGGGCGGCGAATTCTTCTATCGCTTCCATTTCCAGCTGCAAATGCCCCATCCCTGGGGCCGCTGGCTGTCGACCATCGCCGCGATGGTGATGTTCGTCGCCTTGATCACCGGCATCATCACCCACAAGAAAATCTTCAAGGACTTCTTCACCTTCCGCCCCCGCAAGGGTCAGCGTTCGTGGCTCGATGGGCACAACGCGGTGGGTGTGCTGGTGTTGCCGTTTCATCTGATGATTACCTACAGCAGTCTGGTGATCTTCATGAGCATGGTGATGCCGGCACCGATCCTTGCTTCCTACGGCAATGACACCCGAGCCTTCTTCAGCGATGTGTTCCCGAATACCAACAACGCACCGGCACTGGGCCAGCCCGGCACATTGCTGCCGCTGATGCCGTTGTACGAGCAGGCACGGGCGCAATGGGACGGTGGCCATGTAGGGCGCATCGCCGTGAACAACCCCGGCGATGTGAACGCCTCGGTCAACGTATTCCGCGCGGGTGCCGACAGCGTGGTGCATGATTTTGGCAGCACCGTTTCCTTCAACGGCAGCACTGGTGAGCTGTTGCGGGTCAGTAGCGGGCAATCGCTGCCGGCGGCCGTCGGCGGCACTTTCTACGGCCTGCACATGGGCCATTTCGCCGGGCCGGTGCTGCGCTGGCTGTACTTTATCTGCGGCCTGGCGGGCACGGCGATGATCGGCACCGGGCTGGTGATCTGGCTCGGCAAGCGCCAGCTCAAGCACGCTAAAGCTGCCGTGATGCCCTTTGAGTTGCGCTTGGTGGAAGTGTTGAACATCGCCAGCATGTCCGGGCTGATGATCGCCATCGCGGCGTTTTTCTGGGCCAACCGTTTGTTGCCGCTGAGCTTCGCCGAGCGTTCCGACTGGGAGGTGCAGACCTTCTTCATCGCCTGGGGGCTGAGCCTGTTGCACGCGATCCTGCGTCGCGGCCGCCAGGGCTGGGTCGAACAACTGAGCGTTGGCGCGCTGCTGTTTGTCGCCATCCCGCTGCTTAATGCGCTGACCACATCGCACCACCTCGGCATTTCGCTGGCAACCGGCGACTGGGCCATGGCCGGCTTCGATCTGACCTGCCTGGCCGGCGGTGTATTCCTTGGCTGGGTCGCCTGGAAGATGCAGCGTCGCGCCGCGCCTGCACCGAAGGCTGAACGCGCACGCTCGTTGACGCTAAAGCAGGAGGCGAACTGA
- the rlmF gene encoding 23S rRNA (adenine(1618)-N(6))-methyltransferase RlmF, translated as MTAPSTPKPPRKKPKTAATAKPVAPRKEATLHPRNRHTGRYDFPALIKTTPELAKFVIINPYGKESIDFASPEAVRVFNRALLKAFYGIQHWDIPADYLCPPVPGRADYVHFLADLLASANDGKIPRGSIVKVLDIGMGANCVYPLIGYMEYRWNFLGSEVDPIAVAAAKAIVQSNDLSKVIQLRQQPNPKQILLGLLEPGERFDLTMCNPPFHASMDEATKGSERKWRALGKADPKRKLPVLNFGGQSAELWCEGGEARFITQLIAESAHFAHKVLWFSTLVSKASNLPAIETALKKAGVLESQVVEMSQGQKQSRFVAWTFQTKNEQQIWRQRWVR; from the coding sequence ATGACCGCCCCCAGCACGCCCAAGCCTCCACGCAAGAAGCCTAAAACCGCCGCCACGGCCAAGCCCGTCGCCCCGCGTAAAGAGGCCACCCTGCACCCGCGCAACCGCCATACGGGCCGTTACGACTTCCCGGCGCTGATCAAGACCACGCCGGAACTGGCGAAATTCGTGATCATCAACCCGTACGGCAAGGAAAGTATCGACTTTGCCAGCCCGGAAGCGGTGCGGGTGTTCAATCGAGCGCTGCTGAAAGCCTTCTATGGCATCCAGCACTGGGACATCCCCGCCGACTACCTTTGCCCACCCGTGCCGGGCCGTGCCGACTACGTGCACTTCCTCGCCGACCTGCTGGCCAGTGCCAACGACGGCAAAATCCCGCGCGGCTCTATCGTCAAGGTGCTGGACATCGGCATGGGTGCGAACTGCGTCTACCCACTGATTGGCTACATGGAATACCGCTGGAACTTCCTGGGCTCGGAAGTCGACCCTATCGCTGTCGCCGCAGCCAAGGCCATCGTGCAGTCCAACGACCTGAGCAAGGTCATCCAGTTGCGCCAGCAACCCAACCCCAAGCAGATCCTGCTGGGCCTGCTGGAGCCGGGCGAGCGTTTTGACCTGACGATGTGCAACCCGCCGTTCCATGCGTCCATGGATGAAGCTACCAAGGGTAGCGAACGTAAGTGGCGCGCCCTGGGCAAGGCCGATCCGAAGCGCAAGTTGCCGGTGCTGAACTTTGGCGGCCAATCGGCCGAGTTGTGGTGTGAAGGCGGTGAAGCGCGCTTTATAACGCAGTTGATCGCCGAAAGTGCGCACTTTGCCCACAAGGTGCTGTGGTTCAGCACCCTGGTGTCAAAAGCGTCGAACTTGCCCGCGATCGAGACAGCCCTGAAAAAGGCCGGTGTTCTGGAAAGCCAGGTCGTGGAAATGTCCCAAGGCCAGAAGCAGAGCCGTTTTGTGGCCTGGACGTTCCAAACCAAGAACGAGCAACAAATCTGGCGTCAGCGCTGGGTGCGTTAA
- a CDS encoding valine--tRNA ligase — MDKTYQPHAIETSWYNTWESENYFAPQGAGDAYTIMIPPPNVTGSLHMGHGFNNAIMDALIRFRRMQGRNTLWQPGTDHAGIATQMLVERQLEATGQSRHDLGREKFLEKIWEWKDQSGGNISRQIRRLGSSVDWSRERFTMDDGLSEAVKEAFVRLHEDGLIYRGKRLVNWDTKLHTAISDLEVENHDEKGFLWNLKYPLADGAKTAEGNDYLIVATTRPETMLGDAAVAVNPNDERYQALIGKFVELPLVGRRIPIIADDYCDPEFGTGCVKITPAHDFNDYEVGKRHNLPLLNIFDKNAAVLPACQVFNLDGTLNDSIDGKIPAEYAGLDRFEARKQIVAAFDAAGLLVSVDDHGLKVPKGDRSGTVIEPWLTDQWYVSTKPLAEPAIAAVEDGRIQFVPKQYENMYFSWMRDIQDWCISRQLWWGHRIPAWYDESGKVYVGRDEAEVRAKHNLGADIALQQDNDVLDTWFSSGLWTFSTLGWPQQTEFLKKFHSTDVLVTGFDIIFFWVARMIMLTMHLVKNEDGTPQVPFKTVYVHGLVRDGQGQKMSKSKGNVLDPLDIIDGIDLETLVQKRTSGLMQPKLAKKIEKQTRDEFADGIASYGTDALRFTFCSLASTGRDIKFDMGRVEGYRNFCNKIWNAARYVLDKGEDCGQNGEAYELSLADRWIISQLQRTEAEVTRQLDQFRFDLAAQALYEFIWNQYCDWYLELSKPVLWDENAPVERQRGTRRTLVRVLEVALRLAHPFMPFITEEIWQRLAPLAGIEGKTIMLQPWPVANEARIDEAAESDIEWLKTLMMGTRNIRAEMNIGPGKPLAVFVKNASVQDQRRLNENDALLKKLAKLESITVLAADAEAPLSATALVGEMEVLVPMAGLIDKGAELVRLDKEIGRLQGEVQRVGGKLSNAAFVDKAPAEVIEKERAKLAEAEQALGKLAEQHARISSL, encoded by the coding sequence ATGGATAAGACCTACCAGCCGCACGCCATCGAAACTTCCTGGTACAACACCTGGGAATCCGAGAATTATTTCGCCCCGCAAGGCGCGGGCGATGCCTACACCATCATGATTCCGCCACCGAACGTCACTGGCAGCCTGCACATGGGCCATGGCTTCAACAATGCGATCATGGATGCGTTGATCCGTTTCCGCCGCATGCAGGGCCGCAACACCCTGTGGCAGCCGGGCACCGACCACGCCGGCATCGCCACCCAGATGCTGGTGGAACGCCAACTCGAAGCCACCGGCCAGAGCCGTCACGACCTGGGTCGCGAGAAATTCCTGGAAAAGATCTGGGAATGGAAGGACCAGTCCGGGGGCAACATCAGCCGTCAGATCCGTCGCCTGGGTTCGTCCGTGGACTGGAGCCGCGAGCGCTTCACCATGGACGACGGACTGTCGGAAGCCGTGAAAGAAGCTTTCGTGCGCCTGCATGAAGACGGCCTGATCTACCGCGGCAAGCGCCTGGTCAACTGGGACACCAAGCTGCACACGGCGATCTCCGACCTCGAAGTGGAAAACCACGACGAGAAAGGCTTCCTGTGGAACCTCAAGTACCCGCTCGCCGATGGCGCCAAGACCGCTGAAGGCAACGACTACCTGATCGTTGCCACCACTCGCCCAGAAACCATGCTCGGCGACGCCGCCGTCGCGGTTAACCCGAACGATGAGCGCTACCAGGCCCTGATCGGCAAGTTCGTCGAACTGCCATTGGTCGGCCGTCGCATCCCGATCATCGCGGACGACTACTGCGACCCTGAATTCGGCACCGGCTGCGTGAAAATCACCCCGGCTCACGATTTCAACGACTACGAAGTCGGCAAGCGCCACAACCTGCCGCTGCTCAATATCTTCGACAAAAACGCTGCCGTGCTGCCGGCCTGCCAGGTGTTCAACCTGGACGGCACGCTGAACGACAGCATCGACGGCAAGATCCCGGCCGAATACGCCGGCCTCGACCGTTTCGAAGCGCGCAAGCAGATCGTTGCCGCCTTCGACGCCGCCGGTTTGCTGGTGAGCGTCGACGACCACGGCCTGAAAGTGCCGAAGGGCGACCGCTCCGGTACCGTGATCGAGCCGTGGCTGACCGACCAGTGGTACGTCTCCACCAAGCCGTTGGCAGAACCTGCCATCGCCGCCGTGGAAGATGGCCGCATCCAGTTCGTGCCGAAACAGTACGAAAACATGTACTTCTCGTGGATGCGCGACATCCAGGATTGGTGCATCAGCCGTCAGCTGTGGTGGGGTCACCGCATTCCGGCCTGGTACGACGAGTCGGGCAAGGTCTATGTAGGCCGCGACGAAGCCGAAGTGCGTGCCAAGCACAACCTCGGTGCCGACATCGCGCTGCAACAGGACAACGACGTACTGGACACCTGGTTCAGCTCGGGCCTGTGGACCTTCTCCACCCTGGGCTGGCCGCAGCAGACCGAATTCCTCAAGAAATTCCATTCCACCGACGTGCTGGTCACCGGTTTCGACATCATTTTCTTCTGGGTTGCCCGGATGATCATGCTGACCATGCACCTGGTGAAGAACGAGGATGGCACGCCACAGGTTCCGTTCAAGACCGTGTACGTGCACGGCCTGGTGCGTGATGGCCAGGGCCAGAAGATGTCCAAGTCCAAGGGCAACGTCCTGGACCCGCTGGACATCATCGACGGCATCGACCTGGAAACCCTGGTGCAGAAACGCACCTCGGGCCTGATGCAGCCGAAACTGGCGAAGAAGATCGAGAAGCAGACCCGCGACGAATTCGCCGACGGCATTGCCAGCTACGGCACCGACGCCCTGCGCTTCACCTTCTGCTCGCTGGCGTCCACCGGTCGCGACATCAAGTTCGACATGGGCCGCGTCGAAGGCTATCGCAACTTCTGCAACAAGATCTGGAACGCTGCGCGCTACGTGCTGGATAAAGGCGAAGACTGCGGCCAGAACGGCGAAGCCTATGAGCTGAGCCTGGCCGACCGCTGGATCATTTCGCAACTGCAGCGCACCGAAGCCGAAGTAACCCGCCAACTCGACCAGTTCCGTTTCGACCTGGCCGCACAGGCCTTGTACGAGTTCATCTGGAACCAGTACTGCGACTGGTACCTGGAACTGTCCAAGCCGGTATTGTGGGATGAAAACGCGCCGGTAGAACGCCAGCGCGGCACCCGTCGCACCCTGGTGCGCGTACTGGAAGTGGCGCTGCGCCTGGCTCACCCGTTCATGCCATTCATCACCGAAGAAATCTGGCAACGCCTGGCGCCACTGGCCGGTATCGAAGGCAAGACCATCATGCTGCAACCTTGGCCGGTGGCCAACGAAGCGCGCATCGATGAGGCGGCCGAAAGCGATATCGAATGGCTCAAGACCTTGATGATGGGCACGCGTAATATTCGTGCCGAGATGAACATCGGGCCGGGTAAGCCATTGGCGGTGTTTGTGAAGAACGCCAGTGTACAAGACCAGCGTCGTCTCAACGAGAACGATGCGCTGCTCAAGAAGCTGGCGAAGCTGGAGTCGATCACCGTATTGGCGGCCGACGCAGAAGCACCGCTGTCCGCCACCGCATTGGTTGGCGAGATGGAAGTGTTGGTGCCGATGGCCGGCCTGATCGACAAGGGCGCCGAACTGGTCCGCCTCGACAAGGAAATCGGCCGCCTGCAAGGCGAAGTACAACGTGTGGGCGGCAAGCTGTCCAACGCGGCCTTCGTCGACAAGGCACCGGCTGAAGTGATCGAGAAGGAACGTGCCAAGCTGGCCGAGGCTGAACAGGCCCTGGGCAAGTTGGCAGAGCAACATGCGCGGATCTCCAGCCTGTAA
- a CDS encoding HU family DNA-binding protein, which translates to MAITKDQLIADLAEAVDAPKTTVRALLDQLSQVVADQLENGGEITLPGVGKLKVTERPARTGRNPSTGAAIEIAAKKVIKLVVAKGLTDAVNK; encoded by the coding sequence ATGGCTATTACTAAAGACCAACTGATCGCTGACCTGGCTGAAGCAGTAGACGCACCGAAAACCACCGTGCGCGCCCTGCTGGACCAACTGAGCCAAGTTGTTGCTGACCAGCTGGAAAACGGCGGCGAAATCACTCTGCCAGGCGTTGGCAAACTGAAAGTGACCGAGCGTCCTGCCCGTACTGGCCGTAACCCTTCGACTGGCGCTGCCATCGAAATCGCTGCCAAGAAAGTTATCAAGCTGGTTGTGGCCAAAGGCCTGACTGACGCTGTTAACAAGTAA
- a CDS encoding DUF3325 domain-containing protein, which translates to MLLALLMCYVGFTSLCLSTDRHHGELLHSKPSPRRRLGLRGIGWLLLVVSIWPAVYVAGWGKGLVEWCAVLMLSALLLVLLLPYRPRLALILAGVGLLASPVAAFATL; encoded by the coding sequence ATGCTGCTCGCGTTGCTGATGTGCTACGTCGGGTTCACCTCACTCTGCCTGTCCACTGACCGTCACCACGGCGAGTTGCTGCACAGCAAACCCTCGCCCCGTCGACGCCTGGGTTTACGGGGGATCGGCTGGTTGTTGCTGGTGGTATCGATCTGGCCTGCGGTGTACGTCGCCGGTTGGGGAAAAGGCCTGGTGGAGTGGTGCGCCGTGCTGATGCTCAGCGCATTGCTGCTGGTGCTGTTGTTGCCGTACCGGCCAAGGCTGGCCCTGATCCTGGCGGGCGTCGGCCTGCTCGCCAGCCCTGTTGCAGCCTTCGCCACCCTCTGA
- a CDS encoding DNA polymerase III subunit chi, which translates to MTQVDFYILPSADPFARLDFACKLTEKAWRMGHRIYLHCSDAAQRDELDARLWRFKGESFVPHGPAESEPDSLVVLGLGDSCGDHKDLLVNLDLKVPPFAKAFARVAEVVVEDPAIRQAARESFRFYREQGYPLQDHRLQRL; encoded by the coding sequence ATGACCCAAGTCGACTTCTATATATTGCCCAGCGCCGACCCGTTCGCGCGCCTGGACTTTGCCTGTAAACTCACCGAAAAAGCCTGGCGCATGGGCCACCGCATCTACCTGCATTGCAGCGATGCCGCCCAACGCGACGAGCTTGATGCCCGCCTGTGGCGCTTCAAGGGTGAAAGCTTCGTGCCCCACGGCCCCGCCGAGTCTGAACCCGACAGCCTGGTTGTCCTGGGTTTAGGGGACAGTTGTGGCGACCATAAGGACCTGCTGGTCAACCTGGACCTGAAAGTACCGCCTTTCGCCAAGGCATTCGCCCGTGTGGCGGAGGTCGTGGTGGAAGATCCGGCTATTCGTCAGGCCGCGCGGGAGAGTTTCCGTTTCTACCGCGAACAGGGCTATCCTCTGCAAGATCACCGGCTTCAACGACTTTGA
- a CDS encoding DNA polymerase III subunit chi: MDTPNPLKKDDHLLDDLESIRQLLGDDDLQPPLLTESVEGEVQIPLLFDMVGGKPVEPAPVVEAAAPAAVEKGPDALLLHLDNELRAAAQLIMQDVIDDFAPHIETEIKRRLDARMERLLSQYQS, translated from the coding sequence ATGGACACTCCCAACCCTCTGAAAAAAGACGATCACCTGCTGGACGACCTTGAGTCGATCCGCCAGTTGCTGGGTGATGATGATTTGCAGCCGCCGCTGTTGACCGAATCGGTCGAGGGCGAGGTACAGATTCCGCTGTTGTTCGACATGGTGGGCGGCAAGCCGGTCGAGCCGGCGCCGGTGGTCGAGGCCGCCGCGCCTGCCGCTGTCGAAAAAGGTCCCGACGCCCTGCTGCTGCACCTGGACAACGAACTGCGCGCCGCTGCGCAGTTGATCATGCAAGACGTGATCGACGACTTTGCCCCGCATATCGAGACTGAGATCAAGCGTCGGTTGGATGCGCGGATGGAACGGTTGTTGAGTCAATATCAGTCATGA